A segment of the Zonotrichia albicollis isolate bZonAlb1 chromosome Z, bZonAlb1.hap1, whole genome shotgun sequence genome:
CAGCTCAACATTAATGCTTTGCCGGCGTACGCCTTTAAAAGACTGTTTCGCCTGAAGGACCTGCAGATAGAGGCCTGGCCCCTCCTGGACATGCTGCCTGCCAACAGTCTGTACGGTCTCAACCTGACTTCTCTATCCATCACAAACACCAACCTGTCTGCAGTACCTTACTCTGCTTTTAAACACCTGGTTTACCTGACACATCTCAACCTGTCTTACAACCCCATCAGCACCATCGAGGCAGGCATGCTGTCGGATTTAGTgcgcctgcaggagctccacatgGTGGGGGCACAGCTGCGTACCATTGAACCACATGCTTTCCAAGGGCTCCGATTCTTACGCGTGCTTAATGTGTCCCAAAACCTGTTAGAAACCCTAGAAGAGAATGTATTCCATTCCTCCAAAAGCCTTGAGGTCCTCTGCATTAACAACAACCCTCTGGCCTGTGACTGTCGTCTTCTTTGGATTTTGCAGCGGCAGCCCACCTTGCAGTTTGGTGGTGAGCCACCAATGTGTGCGGGCCCAGACAGTGTCAGAGAGAGGTCATTCAGAGActttcacagcacagctctctcCTTTTATTTCACCTGTAAGAAGCCCAAGATACAAGACAAGAAGTTGCAGTACCTGGTAGTGGAGGAAGGACAGACCGTGCAGCTCATGTGCAATGCTGATGGGGACCCACAGCCTACCATCTCCTGGGTTACCCCACGCCGGAGGCTGATCACAACTAAATCAAATGGTAGAGCCACTGTGCTGGGAGATGGCACCCTGGAGATACGATTTGCCCAAGACCAGGACACTGGGATATATGTCTGTATTGCAAGTAACGCAGCTGGGAATGACACCTACTCAGCCTCCCTGACAGTAAAGGGGTTTACTTCAGACCGTTTCCTTTATGCCAACAGGACCCCTATGTATATGACAGACTCCAACGACACAAGTTCTAATGGAACTAATGCAAACAGCTACTCTCTGGACCTTAAGACAATATTGGTGTCCACAGCTATGGGCTGTTTCACATTCCTTGgagtggttttattttgtttccttcttctttttgtGTGGAGCCGAGGGAAAGGCAAACACAAAACCAGCATTGACCTTGAATATGTCCCTCGCAAAAACAATGGTGCTGTGGTTGAAGGGGAGGTTTCTGGACCACGAAGGTTCAATATGAAAATGATTTGATGATATTCTGCTAGCAGTGCTTTTTCTGTGGCATTAAAACCAATTAAAACAGCCTGGCATGTGGAATTGCTAGGCAGAAGCAGCTTAATGCAGCTGTCAGTGTATCAAAAGGTTATATGAAAATGGAAAGACTATTTGTGGTTATACAACAGAGCCTCCAGACCTTGAGGCAGATGTGTCAGGGCCTTTCATAGAACTGGGAAATTGTACTAACTGTTTGCATTGCAAATATTGGCATTCTGGGGATATCAGCAATGAACCACTGGCTCATGCTCATGGACAATTGTTCAACATTTTCTACTGctacaaaaggaaaagaaaaaaacctacagTGTAGGATTTACATACTTAAAGAAAAAGACACATTTGTCTAAACCACACTCGACAATGAAATTTGTATCCATATATCTCATTTGGTAAAACTTTGCATCCTCCCTTCTAGTTGGttcaacacaaaaaaaaattggtagcttttttttttaaatctacatCTATACTGTGTACATTTTGAAGCAATACAAATGAGAGGTTGTACTTTTAGATATCCACCAATACTGACCCAAGTGTGATGTCACCCATCTTTTAACTACCATAAAAACCCAAATTAGATCCTTGTAGTTACTAATTAGAAATAATATAAGATATTTTTCTCCTCATGTAGAAGGCCAGACCTGAATAGTTGAGAGCAAAACCGCTCAACTCTGTTGATCTACTCTTCATATAAATATAAGGCATGTGCCTAGTTTTGATACAGAATGGAATATTTTTTATATCTGTGATATCACACTGGACCAGTTTACTGTAATACAGCCCTGGCTCTCACACAGGGAAGGCAACCCACTAGTCAATGCTGGCATGGAGGAGTTGAGTTCTACCTTGAAGAGAGAGAAATCAGTTTTGTTAGCCCTGATATTAATTTCAAACCTACTGTTAAAATGTTAATGTGTACTGGGCCAAATAAAGAGCATAATACATTCTGCAGACTCCTTGGGAAATATGGTCATCTTACTCTTTATACAAGTGAATTAAAACATACAAACATTGCTAAGAATGAACTCTTCTCCAATGCCAAGTAAACTACAGTTGGTCATGCATAATATGGGGATTTATAATActaaaataatgtttaaaaCATGATAGCCTCAAAAAGGCTGACATACTGCCAGATATAATGAACCTCTAGCCACTGTCATTCTCATCTTGTATATTTGTAGATAACACAAAGCTGATTTCCAAGAACAGATTCCTTAGCTATTCTTGATGCCATTTTAATAACAATGTGGTTATGTTTCTTTCAGGGGCAGTATCTTAGAGCAAGAGGGGCAAGTTTTTCCAGATTTTAGGAATCTTTTTAAATGGAAAGAAGACAGA
Coding sequences within it:
- the LINGO2 gene encoding leucine-rich repeat and immunoglobulin-like domain-containing nogo receptor-interacting protein 2 isoform X2 — its product is MRHTALSCWQLFLGLAVLLVFTSPTAGCPARCECSAQNKSVSCHRRRLMSIPEGIPIETKILDLSKNRLKSVNPEEFTSYPLLEEIDLSDNIVSNVEPGAFNNLFNLRSLRLKGNRLKLVPLGVFTGLSNLTKLDISENKIVILLDYMFQDLHNLKSLEVGDNDLVYISHRAFSGLLSLEQLTLERCNLTAVPTEALSHLHNLISLHLKQLNINALPAYAFKRLFRLKDLQIEAWPLLDMLPANSLYGLNLTSLSITNTNLSAVPYSAFKHLVYLTHLNLSYNPISTIEAGMLSDLVRLQELHMVGAQLRTIEPHAFQGLRFLRVLNVSQNLLETLEENVFHSSKSLEVLCINNNPLACDCRLLWILQRQPTLQFGGEPPMCAGPDSVRERSFRDFHSTALSFYFTCKKPKIQDKKLQYLVVEEGQTVQLMCNADGDPQPTISWVTPRRRLITTKSNGRATVLGDGTLEIRFAQDQDTGIYVCIASNAAGNDTYSASLTVKGFTSDRFLYANRTPMYMTDSNDTSSNGTNANSYSLDLKTILVSTAMGCFTFLGVVLFCFLLLFVWSRGKGKHKTSIDLEYVPRKNNGAVVEGEVSGPRRFNMKMI
- the LINGO2 gene encoding leucine-rich repeat and immunoglobulin-like domain-containing nogo receptor-interacting protein 2 isoform X1, which codes for MPQGLEFLQILLKSMARDGGLAQISGVMRHTALSCWQLFLGLAVLLVFTSPTAGCPARCECSAQNKSVSCHRRRLMSIPEGIPIETKILDLSKNRLKSVNPEEFTSYPLLEEIDLSDNIVSNVEPGAFNNLFNLRSLRLKGNRLKLVPLGVFTGLSNLTKLDISENKIVILLDYMFQDLHNLKSLEVGDNDLVYISHRAFSGLLSLEQLTLERCNLTAVPTEALSHLHNLISLHLKQLNINALPAYAFKRLFRLKDLQIEAWPLLDMLPANSLYGLNLTSLSITNTNLSAVPYSAFKHLVYLTHLNLSYNPISTIEAGMLSDLVRLQELHMVGAQLRTIEPHAFQGLRFLRVLNVSQNLLETLEENVFHSSKSLEVLCINNNPLACDCRLLWILQRQPTLQFGGEPPMCAGPDSVRERSFRDFHSTALSFYFTCKKPKIQDKKLQYLVVEEGQTVQLMCNADGDPQPTISWVTPRRRLITTKSNGRATVLGDGTLEIRFAQDQDTGIYVCIASNAAGNDTYSASLTVKGFTSDRFLYANRTPMYMTDSNDTSSNGTNANSYSLDLKTILVSTAMGCFTFLGVVLFCFLLLFVWSRGKGKHKTSIDLEYVPRKNNGAVVEGEVSGPRRFNMKMI